From Lysinibacillus sp. SGAir0095, the proteins below share one genomic window:
- a CDS encoding YdiU family protein: MGFGWNFDNSYARLSDTFYASVGLHPVSNPKIVIFNESLAKELGLSSEELQSEEGVQILAGNKAPEGSFPMAQAYAGHQFGYFTMLGDGRAVLYGEQMTPEKERFDIQLKGAGRTPFSRGGDGRAALGPMLREYIISEAMHGLGIPTTRSLAVVSTGEKIIRETDLPGAILTRIASSHIRVGTFQFVANWGSYEDLQSLASYTIIRHYTDIPNSENQYLYLLQEVIKKQAELIAKWQLVGFIHGVMNTDNMAISGESIDFGPCAFMDTYNPETVFSSIDTQGRYAYGNQPKMGLWNLARFAETLVPLLDDDEEKAIEIAQGQISQYMDQYEKNWLDGMRAKLGLYDEDAEDKELADQLLNLMQKNRADYTNTFRALTIGNHEKSPLYGKDGFNEWLQKWEQRRGRQKQSIEESTELMKNSNPFVIPRNHRVEEALDAAVNDGDMSVLERLLAALGDPYDYSTESEEFCTLPEKRNHPYRTFCGT, translated from the coding sequence ATGGGATTTGGATGGAATTTTGATAATAGTTATGCCAGGCTTTCGGACACATTCTATGCAAGTGTCGGCTTGCATCCGGTAAGCAACCCAAAAATCGTCATATTTAATGAATCGCTTGCAAAAGAGTTGGGTTTAAGTAGTGAGGAGCTGCAAAGTGAAGAAGGGGTGCAGATTTTAGCGGGTAATAAAGCGCCAGAAGGTTCATTTCCAATGGCACAAGCCTATGCAGGACATCAATTTGGTTATTTTACCATGCTTGGAGATGGACGAGCAGTACTTTATGGCGAGCAAATGACGCCGGAGAAAGAACGCTTTGACATCCAATTAAAGGGCGCAGGAAGAACGCCTTTTTCTCGTGGTGGAGATGGACGAGCGGCCCTTGGACCAATGCTTAGAGAATATATTATTAGTGAAGCCATGCATGGACTAGGAATTCCAACTACTCGAAGTCTGGCTGTTGTTTCAACTGGCGAAAAAATCATTCGAGAAACCGATCTGCCTGGTGCAATTTTAACTCGTATAGCATCGAGTCATATCCGAGTAGGCACATTCCAATTCGTTGCTAATTGGGGTAGTTATGAGGACCTTCAGTCGTTGGCAAGTTATACAATCATCCGTCACTACACAGATATTCCAAATAGTGAGAATCAATATTTATATTTACTGCAAGAAGTTATTAAAAAACAAGCCGAATTAATTGCTAAGTGGCAGCTTGTAGGCTTTATTCACGGGGTTATGAATACGGATAATATGGCTATAAGTGGGGAATCCATTGATTTCGGTCCATGTGCTTTCATGGATACCTATAATCCTGAAACAGTGTTTAGCTCTATTGATACACAAGGTCGTTATGCATATGGCAATCAACCCAAAATGGGCCTATGGAATTTAGCTCGTTTTGCCGAAACGCTTGTTCCGTTATTGGACGACGATGAGGAAAAAGCGATAGAAATAGCCCAAGGTCAAATTTCGCAATATATGGACCAATATGAAAAGAATTGGCTGGATGGTATGAGGGCGAAATTAGGTCTATATGATGAAGACGCCGAAGATAAAGAACTAGCAGATCAATTGCTCAATCTAATGCAAAAAAATCGAGCGGACTATACAAATACATTTCGAGCTTTAACAATTGGCAATCATGAAAAATCACCGCTTTATGGCAAAGACGGATTCAATGAATGGCTTCAGAAGTGGGAGCAAAGACGTGGAAGACAAAAACAGTCCATCGAAGAATCGACTGAGCTAATGAAAAATAGTAACCCTTTTGTTATTCCACGTAACCACAGAGTAGAAGAGGCATTGGATGCAGCAGTGAATGATGGGGATATGAGCGTGTTGGAACGTCTATTAGCAGCTCTTGGGGATCCATATGACTATTCAACTGAATCTGAAGAATTTTGCACATTACCGGAGAAAAGGAATCATCCATATCGTACATTTTGTGGAACTTAA
- a CDS encoding MATE family efflux transporter, translating into MSKTFKKPAEKLSLFHLTWPIFLEVFLFMLMGLADTFMLSAVSDDAVSGVGTANQYIHIAILILEVVGNGAAIVVSQYLGSRRYFEAAKISALAVTLNLCVGLVMSVVFILSSKHLMTMMNLQGAVLEHAQSYLIIVGGGIFLQAIINSLAAIIRVHGWTKQTMYISLGMNVFHVAANYVLIFGNFGAPELGVQGAAISSVVSRLLAMFVFLWLLYQALEIKIKFEYYITFSKDYVKKILSIGIPSALEQILYQLCQIIFLYYVTYLGAEALAARQYANNISMFTYLFAIAIGMGTSIITGRLVGSGEKDAAYKQLWFSVKAALLFTSVIAALVTIFRVHLMSLFTENPEVIKFGVSVLLLSLLLETGRTINITIINSLRASGDARFPVKIGFLSMVCMSVPLGYLLVFVFDLGLVGVWLAIAADEWTRAIIVLFRWKSRKWEHHALVSPSSPDDEIEIELKETPALP; encoded by the coding sequence ATGAGTAAAACATTTAAAAAGCCTGCTGAAAAACTCAGTTTATTCCACTTAACTTGGCCAATTTTTTTAGAAGTTTTCTTATTTATGTTAATGGGGCTAGCCGATACTTTTATGTTAAGCGCCGTCTCAGATGATGCGGTTTCAGGTGTAGGTACAGCCAATCAATATATACACATAGCGATTCTAATATTAGAAGTAGTCGGAAATGGTGCAGCTATTGTTGTCTCCCAGTATCTTGGCTCACGTCGATATTTTGAAGCAGCTAAAATTTCAGCACTAGCGGTTACTTTAAATCTATGCGTCGGACTTGTCATGTCGGTCGTTTTTATTTTGTCATCAAAACACTTAATGACGATGATGAATTTACAAGGTGCAGTGCTTGAGCATGCACAAAGCTACTTAATCATTGTAGGAGGAGGAATCTTCCTTCAGGCTATCATTAATTCACTGGCAGCAATCATTCGCGTGCACGGCTGGACGAAGCAAACAATGTATATTTCTCTAGGAATGAACGTATTCCACGTAGCTGCGAACTATGTTTTAATTTTCGGTAATTTTGGTGCGCCTGAGCTTGGTGTACAAGGTGCGGCAATTTCTTCAGTGGTAAGCCGTTTACTTGCCATGTTCGTGTTCTTATGGCTGCTCTATCAAGCTTTAGAGATAAAAATAAAATTCGAGTACTACATCACCTTTTCAAAGGATTATGTAAAAAAAATCTTATCCATCGGCATTCCTAGCGCCCTAGAACAAATTTTGTACCAGTTATGTCAGATTATCTTCTTATATTATGTGACATATCTTGGTGCAGAAGCATTAGCAGCAAGACAATATGCAAATAACATCTCCATGTTTACATATTTGTTTGCTATTGCCATCGGAATGGGGACATCAATTATTACCGGTCGTTTGGTCGGTTCAGGAGAAAAAGATGCTGCTTACAAACAACTTTGGTTTAGTGTGAAAGCCGCACTTCTTTTTACCTCTGTTATCGCAGCACTTGTAACAATATTCCGTGTACATTTAATGAGTCTATTTACAGAAAATCCAGAGGTTATTAAATTTGGTGTTTCAGTGCTATTACTAAGTCTACTATTAGAAACTGGACGTACGATTAATATTACAATCATTAACTCGTTACGCGCTTCCGGGGATGCAAGATTCCCAGTAAAGATCGGGTTCTTATCAATGGTTTGCATGAGTGTGCCATTAGGCTATTTATTAGTTTTTGTTTTCGATTTAGGCTTAGTCGGAGTTTGGCTTGCCATTGCAGCAGATGAATGGACTCGAGCAATTATCGTGCTATTTAGATGGAAAAGTAGAAAATGGGAGCATCATGCTCTTGTTTCTCCATCTTCACCTGATGACGAAATTGAAATTGAACTTAAAGAAACGCCTGCACTTCCCTAA
- a CDS encoding NADPH-dependent FMN reductase, which translates to MKILLVDGTVFGKKTGALLRQIEQYVKEYNSDLDLEILYFADLKHQILDGSPLNEDMKRMIQKFEEADGYIIATPIYQASIPGVLKNAFDMIDPKAMRYKPVSMVANGGTYQHHLVVENQLRPILDYFRCLVTPNYVYTHASHFDKSDKIIDESIHERLRELAYVFVQYCKLSDTIPNNK; encoded by the coding sequence ATGAAAATATTACTCGTTGATGGCACAGTATTTGGAAAAAAAACTGGTGCACTTTTGCGACAAATTGAGCAATATGTTAAAGAGTATAATAGCGATCTAGACCTTGAAATTTTATATTTTGCTGATCTAAAGCATCAAATATTAGATGGTAGTCCGCTGAACGAAGATATGAAGAGGATGATTCAGAAATTTGAAGAGGCGGATGGATATATTATTGCTACGCCAATTTACCAAGCATCTATACCTGGAGTACTAAAAAATGCGTTTGATATGATCGATCCTAAGGCTATGCGCTACAAACCTGTATCTATGGTGGCTAATGGTGGTACATATCAACATCATTTAGTAGTGGAAAATCAGCTGAGACCGATTTTAGATTACTTCCGCTGCCTAGTTACCCCAAATTATGTTTATACACACGCATCCCATTTTGATAAAAGCGACAAAATTATCGACGAATCGATCCATGAACGACTTCGCGAACTGGCATATGTTTTTGTACAATATTGTAAACTAAGTGATACAATACCGAACAATAAATAA
- the copZ gene encoding copper chaperone CopZ translates to MKNVTLNVKGMSCGHCVKAVEGGVGALEGVEQVNVNLEAGKVNVAYNDQKVSLTQIKEAIDDQGYDVE, encoded by the coding sequence ATGAAGAATGTTACCTTAAATGTTAAAGGGATGTCTTGTGGACATTGTGTTAAAGCAGTAGAAGGGGGCGTAGGAGCACTAGAAGGTGTTGAACAAGTAAATGTTAATCTAGAAGCAGGGAAAGTAAACGTAGCATATAATGATCAAAAAGTATCCCTTACGCAAATTAAAGAGGCTATTGATGATCAAGGATACGATGTTGAATAA
- a CDS encoding ZIP family metal transporter, translating into MDFILELDPLLQVTIATLFTWGMTALGAALVFTTKTFNQKFLDSMLGFAGGVMIAASFWSLLSPALEMAESGSLPAWLPVAIGFLLGGEFIYAIDKLLPHLHPNAPLNSAEGLHAKKRKRSTLLVLAITLHNIPEGLAIGVSFGAVALGSPSASLAGAMALAIGIGIQNIPEGAAVSMPLLRDGLSRKKSFLFGQFSGMVEPISAIIGFLAVAFIEPLLPFALAFAAGAMIFVVAEEVIPSSQEEGNKDLAVMCLMIGFTIMMILDVALG; encoded by the coding sequence ATGGACTTTATTTTAGAGCTTGATCCACTCCTTCAAGTAACTATTGCCACATTATTTACTTGGGGAATGACGGCATTAGGTGCTGCTTTAGTTTTTACAACCAAAACATTTAATCAAAAATTTTTGGATAGCATGCTAGGCTTCGCTGGTGGCGTTATGATTGCCGCAAGCTTTTGGTCTCTATTATCCCCTGCTCTAGAGATGGCTGAAAGTGGAAGTCTACCTGCCTGGCTTCCAGTTGCTATTGGTTTTTTACTAGGTGGAGAATTTATTTATGCAATAGATAAGCTGCTCCCCCACCTTCACCCCAACGCACCACTAAATAGTGCTGAAGGGCTTCATGCGAAAAAACGAAAACGGAGTACTTTGCTTGTTTTAGCGATCACATTGCATAATATCCCGGAAGGTTTAGCAATCGGTGTTTCTTTTGGTGCCGTCGCTCTCGGTTCTCCCTCTGCTTCACTTGCAGGTGCCATGGCTTTAGCTATAGGAATTGGTATTCAAAATATTCCCGAGGGTGCTGCCGTGTCGATGCCTTTGTTAAGGGATGGACTTTCGAGAAAAAAAAGTTTTCTCTTTGGTCAATTTTCCGGAATGGTAGAGCCCATTTCTGCTATCATCGGGTTTCTGGCTGTTGCCTTTATCGAACCACTGTTGCCCTTTGCCTTAGCATTCGCAGCAGGTGCCATGATCTTTGTAGTTGCTGAAGAGGTTATTCCAAGCTCACAAGAAGAAGGAAATAAAGACCTCGCCGTAATGTGCTTAATGATCGGCTTCACAATTATGATGATTTTAGATGTGGCACTGGGTTGA
- a CDS encoding metal-sensing transcriptional repressor, with amino-acid sequence MKLDKVSEELTEMQVCRKSHHPDHIKKDLTNRLNRIEGQIRGIKGMVDRDVYCDDIITQLSATQSALNSVAKVLLQGHLKGCIVERITEGDEEVIDELLVTIQKLMRK; translated from the coding sequence ATGAAACTGGATAAAGTGAGTGAAGAATTAACGGAAATGCAAGTATGCCGAAAAAGTCACCATCCAGACCATATAAAAAAAGACTTAACCAATCGCCTTAATCGAATTGAAGGTCAAATCCGTGGTATCAAAGGAATGGTTGATCGCGATGTTTACTGTGATGATATTATTACACAGCTTTCGGCAACTCAATCAGCGTTAAACAGTGTCGCAAAGGTGCTATTGCAAGGGCATTTAAAGGGTTGCATAGTGGAGCGAATAACAGAGGGCGACGAAGAAGTTATTGATGAACTCTTGGTTACCATTCAAAAGCTAATGAGGAAATAA
- a CDS encoding staygreen family protein: MADFSPQKLKVRFILPASPTEPLKGRKYTLTHSDDSGELFLDIGTDYNNEAINMKLRDEVIAEWQNEWQYRLVGRVYIDGGEYTTEEAQKRYNLFVKHLSSALQGIVFGDRLFFSNYPLLLDAPIYILFESTYPQFRKLTSYGTPKQYLNQLQYEI; encoded by the coding sequence ATGGCGGATTTTAGTCCACAGAAGTTAAAAGTGAGATTTATATTACCAGCAAGTCCGACTGAACCTTTAAAGGGAAGAAAATATACCCTTACCCATTCAGATGATAGTGGAGAGCTTTTTTTGGATATAGGAACTGATTATAATAATGAAGCGATTAACATGAAATTACGTGATGAGGTCATTGCAGAATGGCAGAATGAGTGGCAATATCGATTAGTGGGAAGGGTCTATATAGACGGTGGGGAGTATACCACAGAAGAAGCACAGAAACGCTACAATCTATTTGTCAAACATCTGTCTAGTGCCTTACAAGGAATTGTTTTTGGGGACCGTTTATTTTTCTCAAACTACCCTTTACTCCTTGATGCACCTATATACATCTTGTTTGAATCTACTTATCCACAATTTAGAAAACTAACTTCTTATGGGACGCCAAAACAATATTTAAACCAGCTACAATATGAAATTTGA
- a CDS encoding DUF1292 domain-containing protein translates to MEKHEVGEIFTITDENDEELEVEVLASINLEGTEYVAVGFVEDIQEETEEDIDVFFLKVDEDGEFSAIESDEEFDKVSAAFDEIMDDEEV, encoded by the coding sequence ATGGAAAAACACGAGGTTGGAGAAATCTTTACAATTACGGATGAAAATGATGAGGAATTAGAAGTAGAAGTCCTTGCTTCCATTAATCTTGAGGGAACAGAATACGTAGCAGTTGGCTTTGTAGAGGACATTCAAGAAGAAACAGAAGAAGATATCGATGTTTTCTTTTTAAAAGTAGATGAAGATGGCGAATTCAGTGCTATCGAAAGCGACGAAGAATTTGACAAAGTATCAGCTGCCTTTGATGAAATCATGGATGATGAGGAAGTCTGA
- a CDS encoding sodium:proton antiporter, giving the protein MLDSILFQIVAIVGLGILSQWLAWRFRLPAIVVMSLVGLIVGPFLGLFNPKESFGEIFNPIVSLAVAIILFEGSLSLDIREMKDSRRAIFRISTIGSLIAWIAGSFAAHYLAGISLDVAFIIGGIFIVTGPTVIMPLLRQAKLKERPSTILKWEGIVVDPFGALVALFALQVVLWTSDKITGNSLLLFFGASILSALFGAAAGFLLGKLLEHGYIPEFLKSPIVLVSVLLVFVLSDTIMHETGLLAVTAMGIIMANMHLTSLRDLLHFKENISVLMISGLFIMLTASLSMDTLKDILSWNMLLFVLAMLFIVRPVSIWLSTIGVDLTKQERILIGWIAPRGIVALTVSGFFAGVLREEGFKDADIITALTLALVFATVLAHGFSISWLARKLGLRATDEAGVMIAGGSPFSAVFGEALQSFNKPVLIIDRSWGSLSQARHMGLRTEVGDILSENTEYHVDLTPYEILIATTEDDAYNALICQHFVPHLGREHIFQTPSHSGDPSGYSKSIGGKRLFDEEYDIHMLNRFIEEGYRIRKTQLTDQYTLGDFINDNDHKTIPLFAVDSENNLVFLANAKKRSFDVGTTIVSLTSPTRMMERAMEKAMNIENPPKG; this is encoded by the coding sequence ATGCTTGATTCAATACTATTTCAAATAGTTGCTATTGTAGGACTGGGAATTTTGTCACAATGGCTTGCTTGGCGGTTTAGACTTCCTGCCATTGTAGTGATGTCGCTTGTTGGATTAATTGTCGGTCCGTTCTTGGGATTATTTAATCCTAAAGAAAGTTTTGGAGAAATCTTTAATCCAATTGTTTCGCTAGCTGTAGCAATTATTTTATTTGAAGGCAGTTTAAGCTTAGATATTCGAGAAATGAAGGATTCCAGACGAGCGATTTTTAGAATATCCACAATAGGTTCTTTGATAGCTTGGATTGCTGGATCCTTTGCAGCACACTATTTAGCTGGTATCTCGTTAGATGTTGCTTTTATCATTGGTGGGATATTTATCGTCACTGGACCTACTGTGATTATGCCGTTATTGCGACAAGCAAAATTGAAAGAAAGACCTTCCACTATCTTAAAATGGGAAGGGATCGTCGTAGACCCATTTGGGGCACTGGTTGCCTTATTTGCCTTACAAGTTGTCTTATGGACAAGTGATAAAATCACAGGCAACTCCCTATTGCTGTTCTTTGGTGCCTCTATTCTTTCAGCTCTATTTGGGGCAGCAGCGGGATTTCTACTTGGAAAATTATTAGAGCATGGATATATTCCGGAGTTTTTAAAATCCCCGATAGTATTAGTTAGTGTACTTTTGGTATTTGTGCTATCTGACACGATTATGCATGAAACTGGATTACTTGCAGTTACTGCAATGGGAATCATCATGGCCAATATGCATCTAACAAGCTTGAGGGACTTATTGCATTTTAAGGAAAATATTTCGGTTCTTATGATTTCTGGCTTATTCATTATGCTGACTGCCTCTTTATCCATGGATACGTTGAAAGATATTTTGAGTTGGAATATGTTGTTATTTGTACTGGCAATGCTATTTATTGTACGCCCGGTATCAATTTGGCTTTCAACAATTGGTGTAGACTTAACTAAGCAAGAACGAATTTTAATTGGATGGATTGCGCCAAGAGGGATTGTAGCACTAACTGTTTCGGGGTTCTTTGCCGGTGTACTACGCGAGGAAGGTTTTAAAGACGCAGATATTATTACGGCTTTAACACTTGCTCTTGTTTTTGCAACGGTTTTGGCACACGGCTTTTCAATTAGCTGGCTTGCGAGGAAACTAGGGCTTCGTGCAACTGATGAAGCTGGGGTGATGATTGCCGGAGGAAGTCCATTTAGTGCAGTATTTGGTGAAGCCCTACAAAGCTTTAATAAGCCTGTTTTAATAATAGACCGCTCATGGGGATCCTTAAGCCAAGCTCGCCATATGGGTCTACGGACAGAAGTTGGGGATATTTTAAGTGAGAATACAGAATATCATGTTGATTTAACGCCTTATGAAATTTTAATTGCGACAACCGAGGACGATGCTTATAATGCTTTGATTTGCCAACATTTTGTACCACATTTAGGGCGGGAACATATCTTTCAAACACCAAGTCATTCTGGAGATCCAAGTGGCTATAGTAAGTCGATTGGTGGAAAGAGACTGTTTGACGAGGAGTATGATATTCATATGTTAAACCGTTTTATAGAGGAAGGTTACAGGATTCGAAAAACACAACTAACCGATCAATATACATTAGGAGATTTTATTAATGATAATGATCATAAAACCATTCCACTATTCGCAGTGGATAGTGAGAATAATTTAGTCTTTTTGGCAAACGCAAAAAAACGCTCCTTTGATGTTGGAACAACGATTGTTAGTCTGACTTCACCAACTCGAATGATGGAAAGAGCAATGGAGAAGGCGATGAATATCGAAAATCCGCCAAAAGGCTGA